One Helicobacter sp. MIT 05-5293 genomic region harbors:
- a CDS encoding FlaG family protein, translated as MIDGINSANTNTNAIKNQLMNMVNSSGKLINEDARPTEIKMREETAQHQDREDKKQLESELRELSKKLNDEMKRIDTDIKFSYEENIPGLMVTVKEANTDKVIREIPSKEAIELMTRMREVIGVIFNKQG; from the coding sequence ATGATTGATGGCATCAACAGCGCAAATACAAACACGAATGCAATCAAGAATCAACTGATGAATATGGTAAATTCTAGCGGAAAGCTGATCAACGAAGATGCGAGACCGACAGAAATTAAAATGCGAGAAGAAACCGCACAACATCAGGATAGAGAAGATAAAAAGCAGCTTGAAAGTGAGCTAAGGGAGCTTAGTAAGAAACTTAATGACGAAATGAAACGCATTGATACAGACATTAAATTTTCATACGAAGAAAATATTCCCGGCTTAATGGTAACCGTAAAAGAAGCTAACACCGATAAAGTTATTCGTGAGATTCCTTCAAAAGAGGCAATTGAGCTTATGACAAGAATGCGCGAAGTCATTGGTGTTATTTTTAATAAACAGGGTTGA
- the gatB gene encoding Asp-tRNA(Asn)/Glu-tRNA(Gln) amidotransferase subunit GatB: MSAFETIIGLEVHVQLNTKTKIFCSCATSFGEEPNKNICPTCLGLPGALPVLNREVVKKAIAFGTAINAEINQNSVFARKNYFYPDLPKAYQISQYEIPIVGRGSISIEINGESKIIGVTRAHMEEDAGKNIHENDHSKVDLNRACTPLLEIVSEPDMRNSDEAIAYLKKLHSIVRFLGISDANMQEGSFRCDANVSIRPKGDSQLYTRVEIKNLNSFKFIQKAIEYEVERQIEAWENGNYAQKVVQETRLFDTTKGITRSMRGKEEAADYRYFPDPDLLPVHIDKILMQEGRQIPEMPDEKKARYIKDFGIKESDASVLIGELERALYFEEMIAFGASPKGALTWLTTELLGRLKAENNLQNCGITSQTLAMLVKRIDESKISGKSGKEILDVLIEQKGGDVDSLIDTMGLAQVNDDGALLESIEAVLRDNSDKVAEYKSGKDKLFGFFVGQVMKNSKGANPARVNELLKEKLQ, translated from the coding sequence ATGTCAGCTTTTGAAACAATTATTGGTCTTGAAGTTCATGTCCAGCTCAATACAAAAACAAAGATTTTTTGCTCTTGTGCGACAAGTTTTGGGGAAGAACCCAACAAAAACATTTGTCCCACTTGCTTAGGGCTTCCGGGTGCTTTACCTGTGCTCAATCGTGAAGTCGTCAAAAAAGCAATCGCGTTTGGCACTGCAATCAATGCAGAGATCAATCAAAACTCCGTATTTGCAAGAAAAAATTATTTTTATCCCGATTTACCTAAAGCTTACCAAATCAGCCAATACGAGATTCCCATTGTCGGACGTGGGAGTATTAGCATAGAAATCAATGGAGAATCCAAAATCATAGGCGTTACGCGCGCTCATATGGAAGAAGATGCGGGTAAAAATATTCATGAAAATGACCATTCTAAAGTCGATTTGAATCGTGCCTGCACACCCTTACTTGAAATCGTCAGTGAGCCTGATATGAGAAACTCCGATGAGGCAATTGCTTATCTTAAAAAACTTCACTCAATCGTGCGCTTTTTGGGAATCTCTGATGCAAATATGCAAGAAGGAAGTTTCCGATGTGATGCAAATGTCTCTATTCGCCCCAAAGGTGATTCTCAACTCTACACCCGCGTAGAAATTAAGAATCTCAACTCCTTTAAGTTTATCCAAAAAGCGATTGAATACGAAGTAGAACGACAAATAGAAGCATGGGAAAATGGCAACTATGCCCAAAAAGTCGTCCAAGAAACGCGTCTTTTTGACACCACAAAAGGCATTACTCGCTCAATGCGTGGCAAAGAAGAGGCAGCTGATTATCGCTATTTTCCTGACCCTGACCTTTTGCCTGTGCATATTGACAAGATTCTCATGCAAGAAGGAAGACAAATACCCGAAATGCCTGATGAAAAAAAAGCGCGTTATATCAAAGATTTTGGCATTAAAGAATCTGATGCAAGCGTGCTGATAGGAGAGCTGGAGCGAGCTTTGTATTTTGAAGAAATGATTGCATTTGGAGCAAGTCCAAAAGGTGCGCTTACTTGGCTTACAACGGAGCTTTTAGGACGATTAAAAGCAGAGAATAATTTACAAAATTGCGGCATTACCTCACAGACTTTAGCCATGCTTGTTAAACGCATTGATGAGAGCAAAATCAGCGGAAAAAGTGGCAAAGAAATCCTTGATGTCCTGATAGAGCAAAAAGGTGGCGATGTAGATTCTCTGATTGACACGATGGGATTGGCACAAGTCAATGACGATGGGGCTTTATTAGAATCTATTGAGGCAGTATTACGCGACAATTCCGATAAAGTCGCAGAATACAAAAGCGGTAAAGACAAGCTATTTGGATTCTTTGTCGGACAAGTGATGAAAAATTCTAAAGGGGCAAATCCCGCACGCGTCAATGAATTATTGAAAGAAAAACTACAATAA
- a CDS encoding NAD(P)H-dependent glycerol-3-phosphate dehydrogenase, which translates to MNKISVFGGGAWGRALAFALAEKNEVSIVSRRDIGSLLTPLNEKLQQQKCLSIRQVSHDKALDAEYFVVAIATSALRGWIESVNLPKNIKILSASKGIEAGSGAFVSDILEEFIPHKNICYLCGPSFASEVVRSLPCALVIHSRNLVLSREFGSLMPSFIKTYASPDVVGGEVAGAYKNVIAIAGGICDGLQFGANAKASLLARGLVEMSRFGEYFGAKMETFLGLSGAGDLFLTSNSTMSRNYRVGLGLAEGKKIDLILQELGEVAEGVITAHAITQIGQREGIYTPIAREIDLIIGGKCMKESLATLMYSHK; encoded by the coding sequence ATGAATAAAATCAGCGTTTTTGGAGGAGGTGCATGGGGTAGGGCATTGGCTTTTGCCCTTGCAGAAAAAAATGAGGTGAGTATTGTTTCAAGACGCGATATAGGCTCATTGCTCACGCCTTTAAATGAAAAATTACAACAACAAAAGTGTTTGTCAATCAGACAAGTTTCTCATGACAAAGCACTAGATGCAGAATATTTTGTTGTCGCTATTGCGACTTCGGCTTTACGAGGTTGGATAGAATCTGTCAATCTTCCTAAGAATATTAAGATTCTCTCCGCAAGCAAAGGAATAGAAGCTGGTAGCGGTGCATTTGTGAGTGATATTTTAGAAGAATTTATCCCCCACAAGAATATTTGTTATCTTTGCGGACCTAGTTTTGCCTCTGAAGTAGTGCGCTCTTTACCCTGCGCATTGGTGATACATTCGAGAAATCTTGTCCTAAGCCGTGAATTTGGTAGCTTGATGCCTTCATTTATTAAAACTTATGCAAGTCCCGATGTGGTCGGAGGTGAAGTCGCAGGTGCGTATAAAAATGTGATTGCTATTGCGGGGGGGATTTGTGATGGGCTTCAGTTTGGCGCAAATGCAAAGGCTTCTCTATTGGCTAGAGGATTGGTAGAAATGAGTCGGTTTGGGGAATATTTTGGTGCTAAGATGGAGACATTTTTAGGATTATCTGGTGCAGGCGATTTATTTTTGACTTCAAATTCGACAATGTCGCGAAATTATCGTGTAGGATTGGGATTAGCAGAAGGAAAGAAGATTGATTTGATACTCCAAGAATTGGGTGAAGTGGCTGAAGGAGTAATCACTGCTCATGCAATCACACAAATTGGGCAAAGAGAGGGTATTTATACGCCTATCGCAAGAGAGATTGATTTGATTATAGGTGGGAAATGTATGAAAGAAAGTTTGGCGACTTTGATGTATAGCCATAAATAA
- the fliS gene encoding flagellar export chaperone FliS, with product MRGNNAYNLYQQNSVSVESPAKLIEMLYEGILRFSAQAKRYIEAEDIEKKIYYINRTTDIFTELLNTLDYDKGGDVAVYLTGLYTHQIKLLTQANVTNDTTKVDTVINVAKGLLEAWREINQDELAR from the coding sequence ATGCGTGGCAATAATGCTTATAATTTATACCAACAAAATTCAGTTTCCGTAGAATCTCCTGCTAAACTCATCGAGATGCTTTATGAAGGGATTTTAAGATTCTCTGCTCAAGCCAAACGATACATTGAAGCAGAAGACATCGAGAAAAAAATCTACTACATTAATCGCACAACAGATATTTTTACCGAGCTTCTTAATACGCTTGATTATGATAAAGGTGGCGATGTAGCTGTGTATCTTACGGGGCTTTATACACACCAAATCAAACTTTTGACACAAGCTAATGTTACTAATGATACGACCAAAGTAGATACCGTTATTAATGTCGCTAAAGGTCTCTTAGAAGCATGGAGAGAAATTAATCAAGATGAATTGGCTCGATAA
- a CDS encoding ATP-grasp fold amidoligase family protein, with translation MIKTNHDCGGIVIVEDKKSFLKDEARLKSAKEKIEKHLQTNYYSLYREWHYKDIEPRVFVEELLLKEKPQNSDQSTTNTSPEVPDDYKFHCFGKQTFIQIDTDRFTNHTRTIFNEKWEKQPFIFGYPTPDYTPQKPQNLNTMLAIAQKLSEKMEVGYVRVDLYEVNCADSSQNPVIVGELTFTHGGGTEHFNPPEWDKNFGDLWKL, from the coding sequence GTGATAAAAACTAACCACGATTGCGGAGGTATCGTGATTGTAGAAGATAAAAAATCTTTTTTAAAAGATGAAGCGCGACTGAAATCAGCCAAAGAAAAAATCGAAAAACACTTGCAGACAAATTATTACTCCTTATATAGAGAATGGCACTACAAAGATATTGAACCCCGCGTGTTTGTAGAAGAATTATTACTCAAAGAAAAACCTCAAAATAGCGACCAAAGCACGACAAACACTAGCCCTGAAGTGCCTGATGACTATAAATTTCATTGTTTTGGCAAACAAACCTTTATTCAAATTGATACAGACAGATTCACTAATCACACAAGGACGATTTTTAATGAAAAGTGGGAGAAACAGCCCTTTATCTTTGGCTATCCCACACCAGATTACACACCACAAAAACCACAGAATCTAAACACAATGTTAGCAATCGCACAAAAATTAAGCGAAAAAATGGAAGTAGGATATGTGCGCGTGGATTTATATGAAGTAAATTGTGCAGATTCTAGTCAAAATCCTGTCATTGTGGGTGAGCTTACCTTCACACATGGGGGAGGGACAGAACATTTTAATCCTCCAGAATGGGATAAAAATTTTGGGGATTTGTGGAAACTCTAG
- a CDS encoding HU family DNA-binding protein yields MNKAEFVDLVKKVGEYDTKKDAEKAINAFTEAISKALSKKQSVELVGFGKFETAIQKAKSGKVPGTNKTYTTKEKNVPKFRPGKGLKDQVAKAKK; encoded by the coding sequence ATGAACAAGGCAGAATTTGTAGATTTAGTTAAAAAAGTCGGAGAATACGACACAAAAAAAGATGCTGAAAAAGCAATCAATGCTTTTACAGAAGCAATTTCTAAAGCACTTTCTAAAAAACAAAGTGTAGAGCTTGTTGGCTTTGGTAAATTTGAAACTGCAATTCAAAAAGCTAAATCAGGAAAAGTTCCCGGAACAAACAAAACTTACACTACTAAAGAAAAAAATGTGCCTAAGTTTAGACCCGGAAAAGGTTTAAAAGACCAAGTAGCTAAAGCAAAAAAATAA
- a CDS encoding glycosyltransferase family 90 protein translates to MHKNYKVMRGGGIESSYSNSTLLNLAKVRHFTFIKDPYHFEEKQNLLFYRGAIYQAHRTEFFKQYFNHHLCDLGHTGSKSIYQQWQKPKVSIAKHLPYKFLLSLEGNDVASNLKWVMSSNSLCIMPKPKFETWFMEDTLLPNVHYVQIAPNYADLEEKLEYFIAHPNEAKEIIANAHQYIEQFLNPQRESIISLLVLEKYFYYTGQTETLRI, encoded by the coding sequence ATGCACAAAAACTACAAAGTGATGCGGGGGGGGGGGATAGAATCTTCTTATTCTAACTCGACCTTACTTAATCTCGCAAAAGTGCGGCATTTTACTTTTATCAAAGACCCCTATCATTTTGAAGAAAAACAAAACCTGCTTTTTTATCGCGGGGCGATTTATCAAGCCCATCGCACAGAGTTTTTTAAACAATATTTCAACCATCACTTATGTGATTTAGGACATACCGGCAGTAAAAGCATTTATCAGCAATGGCAAAAACCAAAAGTCAGCATTGCTAAACACTTGCCCTACAAATTTCTTCTCTCACTAGAAGGCAATGATGTAGCAAGCAACCTCAAATGGGTGATGAGCTCAAATTCTCTCTGCATTATGCCAAAGCCAAAATTTGAGACTTGGTTTATGGAAGACACACTTTTACCCAATGTGCATTATGTGCAAATTGCACCCAATTACGCGGATTTAGAAGAAAAGCTCGAATACTTTATTGCCCACCCAAATGAAGCAAAAGAGATTATTGCTAATGCGCATCAGTATATTGAGCAATTTCTCAATCCACAAAGAGAATCTATCATCTCACTTTTAGTGCTTGAAAAATACTTTTACTATACCGGACAAACTGAAACATTACGCATTTGA
- a CDS encoding UDP-glucuronic acid decarboxylase family protein codes for MQSKKILVTGGAGFLGSHLCERLLEHGNEVLCVDNLFTGTKANIAHLLSHPRFEFMRHDVTFPLYVEIDEIYNLACPASPVHYQFDPVQTTKTSVMGAINMLGLAKRTKAKILQASTSEVYGDPEIHPQIESYRGSVNPIGIRACYDEGKRCAETLFFDYQRQHNLNIKVMRIFNTYGPRMHPNDGRVVSNFIIQALKGEDISIYGEGKQTRSFCYVDDLINGMIKLMNSPDGFYGPVNIGNPKEFTILELAQLVIELTQSKSKITFHPLPEDDPKQRQPDITLAKQELQWQPTIELKEGLSKTIEYFKDFV; via the coding sequence ATGCAAAGTAAAAAAATTCTAGTAACCGGTGGGGCTGGATTCTTAGGTTCGCATTTATGCGAGAGGCTTTTAGAGCATGGCAATGAAGTGCTATGCGTGGATAATCTTTTCACCGGCACAAAGGCAAATATCGCACACCTGCTAAGCCACCCACGCTTTGAGTTTATGCGCCATGATGTAACTTTCCCGCTGTATGTGGAAATCGATGAGATTTACAATCTCGCTTGCCCCGCTTCGCCTGTGCATTATCAATTTGACCCCGTGCAAACGACCAAAACCTCTGTAATGGGTGCAATCAATATGCTAGGACTTGCAAAACGCACAAAAGCAAAGATTCTCCAAGCAAGCACGAGTGAAGTCTATGGAGACCCCGAAATCCACCCTCAAATAGAATCCTATCGCGGAAGTGTCAATCCTATCGGTATTCGAGCATGTTATGATGAGGGCAAACGATGCGCAGAAACGCTCTTTTTTGACTATCAAAGACAGCACAATCTCAACATTAAAGTAATGAGAATCTTTAATACTTACGGACCGCGTATGCACCCAAATGATGGGCGTGTGGTAAGCAATTTTATCATTCAAGCACTCAAAGGTGAAGACATTAGCATTTATGGGGAGGGTAAGCAAACGCGAAGTTTTTGCTATGTCGATGACCTCATCAATGGAATGATTAAGCTAATGAATAGCCCTGATGGATTCTATGGGCCTGTCAATATTGGGAATCCAAAGGAATTTACGATTTTAGAACTAGCCCAGCTTGTCATAGAACTCACTCAATCCAAATCCAAAATCACTTTCCACCCATTGCCTGAAGATGACCCCAAGCAACGACAACCCGACATCACCCTAGCAAAGCAAGAACTGCAATGGCAGCCTACCATTGAGCTAAAAGAGGGTTTAAGTAAAACAATAGAATACTTCAAAGATTTCGTATGA
- the fliD gene encoding flagellar filament capping protein FliD, translating into MALGTLSSLGLGSKVLNHDVIDKLRQADEASHIKPIDKKIEENVEKQTELVAITSFLRDLKSSASKLGDYSTYLGRTSNVIGDALKATISDGVPTQDIKIDVDSVATSDINEMGGKYESRESVFSQKDSVLKFHHKGRDYKIDIKAGMELGEVAQMITDTTNGEVLGIVMKTGGSNPYQLMINSKDTGESNRVYFGSTASGNIVPSGAIELKDGDFNITLKDKKGLEKTLSITLPRTSSNAKSQDNAQSLKDAIMEAIRNNADFEGLLDEEINIGIGGANSDALTINDRRGYAIKIEGNKARNLGFSAENQAATQEDLIVATRSIGAGKIKGTITIGSVPLDLATLTKEKNSASQNAKVIAEAINNIAGIYAKVNDEGKLVINSDTGEVSIFANADADSKKALESLGLKSGTIMDYAKTQSELFKIRKVQSAEDARFSYNGISMKRPTNTIDDVVSGVNIELLTTTPPDKPAVINITRNDEAIVESVKNFVESYNELSLKLDEVTRYDEDSKIAGIFNGNSDIRMIRPSLTRIFSTNVVTETEIKSLAKYGLALDEKGRMSLDVSKLQMALSADPKGTQEFFNGSVKTLEFKEVQVDGVFKKFDQELDRLLNGGNARLKILEESLTKDDKKLREDRKKAIQQLDTRYDIMAQRFAAYDSQISKTNNAFSSVQLMIDQSVAKK; encoded by the coding sequence ATGGCACTTGGCACATTAAGCTCTCTCGGTCTTGGAAGTAAAGTTTTAAATCATGATGTGATTGACAAACTAAGACAGGCTGATGAAGCATCACATATTAAGCCTATTGATAAAAAAATAGAAGAAAATGTTGAAAAACAAACCGAATTGGTTGCTATCACTTCTTTTCTAAGAGATTTAAAATCTTCTGCAAGTAAATTAGGTGATTATTCGACCTATTTAGGACGAACAAGCAATGTTATTGGTGATGCGCTTAAGGCTACTATTTCCGATGGTGTGCCCACACAGGATATTAAAATTGATGTAGATTCTGTAGCAACTTCAGATATTAACGAGATGGGAGGAAAATACGAAAGTCGTGAATCTGTTTTTAGCCAAAAAGATTCTGTCTTAAAATTCCATCACAAAGGACGAGATTATAAGATTGACATCAAGGCTGGAATGGAGCTTGGGGAAGTCGCTCAAATGATCACGGATACTACAAATGGTGAAGTATTAGGTATCGTTATGAAAACAGGTGGCTCAAATCCTTATCAGCTTATGATTAACTCAAAAGATACCGGCGAATCAAATCGCGTTTATTTCGGTTCTACGGCAAGTGGCAATATTGTCCCATCAGGTGCTATTGAACTGAAAGATGGGGATTTTAATATCACTCTTAAAGACAAGAAGGGTCTAGAAAAAACACTCTCTATCACTCTTCCAAGAACAAGCTCGAATGCCAAATCACAAGATAACGCTCAAAGCCTTAAAGATGCCATTATGGAGGCTATTAGAAACAATGCTGATTTTGAGGGTTTGCTTGATGAAGAGATTAATATCGGCATAGGTGGAGCTAATAGTGATGCGCTCACTATTAACGACAGGAGAGGCTATGCAATCAAGATTGAAGGCAATAAAGCACGCAATCTAGGATTCAGTGCAGAGAATCAAGCAGCCACTCAAGAAGATTTGATTGTAGCTACAAGGAGCATAGGGGCTGGCAAAATTAAAGGAACAATCACTATTGGTAGTGTGCCTCTTGATTTGGCAACTTTAACAAAAGAAAAAAATTCAGCAAGCCAAAATGCTAAAGTAATTGCTGAAGCGATTAACAATATTGCCGGAATCTATGCTAAAGTCAATGATGAGGGCAAACTCGTTATCAATTCAGACACAGGCGAAGTAAGTATTTTTGCCAATGCCGATGCAGATAGTAAAAAAGCTTTGGAAAGTTTAGGCTTAAAATCTGGAACAATTATGGATTATGCAAAAACACAATCAGAATTGTTTAAAATTCGAAAAGTTCAAAGTGCAGAAGATGCGAGATTCTCTTATAATGGAATCTCAATGAAACGTCCTACAAATACTATTGATGATGTTGTAAGCGGTGTTAATATTGAGCTTCTTACGACAACTCCGCCAGACAAACCTGCCGTCATCAATATCACTCGCAACGATGAGGCTATCGTAGAATCAGTGAAAAATTTTGTAGAATCCTACAACGAGCTTTCTCTAAAGCTTGATGAAGTTACACGATACGATGAAGATTCTAAGATTGCTGGAATCTTTAATGGCAATAGCGATATTCGTATGATACGCCCATCTCTTACACGGATATTTTCTACAAATGTCGTTACAGAAACCGAAATCAAAAGCCTTGCAAAATACGGATTAGCACTTGATGAAAAAGGAAGAATGAGCCTTGATGTGAGCAAACTGCAAATGGCTCTTAGTGCCGATCCGAAGGGAACTCAAGAATTTTTCAATGGAAGTGTAAAAACATTAGAATTCAAAGAGGTGCAGGTTGATGGTGTCTTTAAGAAGTTTGATCAAGAACTTGACAGACTCTTGAATGGTGGGAATGCAAGACTCAAGATTTTAGAAGAAAGTCTCACAAAAGATGACAAAAAGTTGCGTGAAGATCGTAAAAAAGCTATCCAGCAGTTGGATACGCGTTATGATATTATGGCGCAACGATTTGCCGCTTATGATTCGCAGATTTCAAAAACTAATAATGCTTTCAGTAGTGTGCAATTAATGATTGACCAATCTGTAGCTAAAAAATAA
- a CDS encoding (Fe-S)-binding protein, producing MRVYFFSTCLGGVAYADTCMNAIRLLQKEGLEVVFKKDQTCCGQPSYNSGYYEQSKKIALYNVDLFKGEEPIIVPSGSCTGMMREDYLELFKGEPEYERVKQFCSRVYDLGEYLHKILKVSYQDKGEPTKVTWHSNCHALRSAKVIDSAKALISSLANVDLIELEREEECCGFGGTFSIKEPEISNAMVSQKIQDILSRDVEYLISADAGCLLNISGAMKKQNVAVKPIHLYDFLAQRIGIGA from the coding sequence ATGCGAGTGTATTTTTTCTCGACTTGTTTAGGAGGCGTAGCGTATGCAGATACTTGTATGAACGCCATTAGGCTTCTGCAAAAAGAGGGATTAGAAGTGGTCTTTAAAAAAGATCAAACATGTTGTGGGCAGCCTAGTTATAATTCGGGGTATTACGAACAAAGCAAAAAAATCGCTCTTTATAATGTTGATCTTTTCAAAGGGGAAGAGCCTATCATCGTCCCTTCAGGTTCTTGCACTGGTATGATGAGAGAGGATTATTTAGAGCTTTTCAAAGGAGAGCCTGAATATGAGCGTGTGAAACAATTTTGCTCACGCGTCTATGATTTAGGTGAGTATCTGCATAAGATTCTTAAGGTGTCTTATCAAGACAAAGGTGAGCCGACAAAAGTAACTTGGCATAGCAATTGCCACGCGTTACGCTCTGCAAAAGTGATTGATAGTGCCAAAGCTCTTATCAGCTCACTTGCAAATGTCGATCTCATCGAACTAGAACGAGAGGAAGAATGTTGCGGATTTGGGGGGACTTTTAGTATCAAAGAACCTGAAATTTCAAACGCAATGGTAAGTCAAAAAATCCAAGATATTCTCTCACGCGATGTCGAGTATCTCATCTCCGCTGATGCTGGTTGTTTGCTCAATATCAGTGGCGCGATGAAAAAACAAAATGTCGCTGTTAAGCCCATACATTTATATGATTTCTTAGCTCAAAGAATCGGAATAGGAGCGTAA
- a CDS encoding L-lactate permease encodes MVWQQVYDPLSNIWLSALVAFLPIACFLACLLVFKLKGYQAGFLTVVFASVLAVVAYEMPFSLVGASFVQGFAQGIWPIAWIIIAAIFLYKLSVKSGSFEVIKQSVMSITPDHRIQVILIGFCFGSFLEGAIGFGGPVAITAALLVGLGLRPLYAAGLCLIANTAPVAFGAVGIPIIAMTNLVGIEQQAVAAMVGRMLVPLSLTIPFFIVFLMDGFKGVRQTFPAILVAAVTFTTTQFISSNFLGAELPDIASAIVSLACTTLFLRIWQPKEIFRLDDEKDFSHKNTLGLGQVFKAWLPFILLVLCIIIWTQPWFKALFAKGALFDYTQVTIAFNNIAQSIQTPSGANVALTLPINFVALQAGTAILVAAFLTIWFLRIKASDAADCFWDTLKEMAIPCITIGLVVAFAFVSKNSGMSTTLGIAFSKTGDLFAFFSPVIGWLGVFITGSDTSSNLLFGPLQQVTAQELGIKETLFLAANSVGGVVGKMISPQSIAIACAAVGLVGKESDLFKFTLKYSVAFIILIGIWTAIITMFLPTIIPDAIPLVK; translated from the coding sequence ATGGTATGGCAGCAAGTCTATGACCCATTATCGAATATATGGTTAAGCGCGTTAGTTGCTTTTTTGCCTATCGCATGTTTTCTAGCTTGTTTATTGGTTTTTAAGTTGAAGGGTTATCAGGCTGGATTCTTAACCGTTGTGTTTGCTTCGGTATTAGCAGTGGTTGCTTATGAGATGCCCTTTTCGCTTGTGGGGGCAAGTTTCGTTCAAGGTTTTGCTCAAGGGATTTGGCCTATCGCATGGATTATTATCGCAGCGATTTTCCTCTATAAGCTTTCGGTAAAATCGGGTTCATTTGAAGTCATTAAACAAAGTGTTATGAGTATCACACCTGACCATAGAATCCAAGTGATTTTGATTGGTTTTTGTTTTGGCTCATTTTTGGAAGGTGCGATTGGTTTTGGCGGACCAGTAGCAATTACTGCAGCTTTGCTTGTGGGATTGGGACTTCGCCCATTGTATGCTGCGGGACTTTGTCTGATTGCTAATACTGCGCCTGTGGCTTTTGGGGCAGTTGGGATTCCAATCATTGCGATGACAAACCTTGTAGGGATTGAACAACAAGCTGTTGCTGCGATGGTGGGTAGAATGCTTGTGCCTTTAAGTTTGACGATACCTTTCTTTATTGTATTTTTAATGGACGGCTTTAAAGGTGTGAGACAAACTTTCCCAGCTATTCTTGTAGCAGCTGTAACTTTCACAACCACACAATTTATCAGCTCTAACTTTTTGGGTGCAGAATTACCAGATATTGCTTCAGCAATTGTTTCACTTGCTTGCACCACTTTATTCTTACGCATTTGGCAGCCTAAAGAGATCTTTAGACTTGATGATGAAAAAGATTTTTCTCATAAGAATACATTAGGGCTTGGGCAAGTCTTTAAGGCATGGTTACCTTTCATCTTGCTTGTTTTGTGTATTATTATTTGGACACAACCATGGTTTAAGGCACTTTTCGCAAAAGGTGCGCTTTTTGATTACACACAAGTAACAATTGCCTTTAATAATATTGCTCAATCAATCCAAACACCTAGCGGTGCTAATGTCGCTTTGACACTTCCTATCAATTTTGTTGCTTTGCAAGCAGGCACAGCGATTTTGGTCGCAGCATTCCTAACGATTTGGTTCTTAAGGATTAAAGCAAGCGATGCGGCGGATTGTTTCTGGGATACTTTGAAAGAAATGGCAATCCCTTGTATTACTATTGGGCTTGTAGTTGCTTTTGCATTCGTATCAAAAAATAGCGGTATGAGCACAACTTTAGGTATTGCGTTTTCTAAGACAGGCGATTTATTCGCATTCTTTAGCCCTGTTATTGGTTGGCTTGGTGTGTTTATCACAGGAAGCGATACGAGTTCAAACCTCCTCTTTGGTCCGCTTCAACAAGTTACAGCTCAAGAATTAGGTATCAAAGAAACTTTATTCTTGGCTGCAAACTCTGTAGGTGGTGTTGTCGGTAAAATGATTAGCCCACAAAGTATTGCGATTGCATGTGCAGCTGTGGGATTAGTCGGTAAAGAATCAGACCTTTTCAAATTCACTTTGAAATATTCTGTGGCGTTCATTATTCTTATTGGAATCTGGACGGCAATTATCACTATGTTCTTACCTACAATCATACCTGATGCGATACCACTTGTTAAATAA